The Fibrobacter sp. UWR4 sequence AGAACTTACCCTGCTTCTGGGCTGCAATTGCAGCAGCTGCAGCGGGCTTAGCATTGGGGTGGAAGGACAGGGGGAAGTTCTTGTAGACGAACTTGATTTCGTCCGCGTGCTTGTCCATCAGTTCCTTGACAGTGGGAGCAATGCGAGAGCAGTACGGGCACTGGAATTCAGTAAACTCAACAATAGTGAGCTTCGGGTTGGTGGTGTTGCCGAAAACCGGAGATTCGTCAACAGGAATGTCCCAGACCTTGTTGGCTTCTTCCATTTCCTTCTTGGCATCTTCAATAGACATGCCAGCGCGCTTTTCCAGGATGTAGCCTACAGCTTCCATGCTGGCTTCCATTTCGGCAACCTTCTTTTCGAGTGCGTCGATACGGGCAGCAGCATTGTTGGAAACAGCACCACCGGCGGAGGCCTGATTGCAGGCGACCAGTCCAGCAGCAAGAATTGCAGCAGCGGCAATAGAGAATCGTTTCATGTTTATCCTTTTAGTTAAAAGTCTAGCAGGCGCAGTCCGCCCGCAGTTTTGTGGAAATATATATAATAGAAGTGAGCCGCGAATAGCGACTCACTTATTTTAAAGGGGATTTTAAGGCTATTTATCGTCTGATAAAGTCCATTAGCCCTGGGAAGTTTCCGCGAACTTCAAGTTCTCGTAGTTCTTGATAGCCAGGTTCAGGCGATATTCGTTGGGGAACAGACAAACTAAGTTACGTTCCTTGTCGAACATGCAGTCCATGGCGTATTCTTCCGCAAACTTGCTCACGTCCTTTTCGGGACCGGAGACCCAGCGGATGCCGTGGGCAGGCACGCGGTCCAGGGACACGTCGGCGCCGTATTCACTCTGGAGGCGGAACTTGAGCACGTCGAACTGAAGCTCACCCACCACACCGATCACGGGGATTGCGGACTTCATGGGTTCGTACAGCTGGGTTGCGCCTTCTTCGGAAAGTTCCGCCAGGCCCTTGGCCATCTGCTTGCTCTTCAGCGGGTTCAAGAGGGTCACGCGGGCGAAGTGTTCCGGAGCAAAGTCAGGAATGCCGGTGTAGTTGATCTTTTCGCCATCGGTAAGCGTATCGCCAATGCGGAACAGGCCCGGGTCGTTAATACCCACGATATCGCCTGCCCAGGCGTGGTCGATGACTTCCTTGTCCTTGGCAAGGAATGCGGTAGGCGCAGCCAGACGGATGTCACGACCGGTACGGACGTGGAACACCTTTTCGCCACGGGTAAAGCTACCGGAGCAAATGCGCAGGAATGCAGTACGGTCGCGGTGCTTGGGATCCATGTTAGCCTGGATCTTGAAGACAAAGGCACTGAAAGCTTCCTCACCCGGATCCACAGGACGCTTGTCCGTATCGCGGACCAGGGGCGGAGGGGCCAGATTAGCAAAGGCGTTCAACAGCTGGCGCACACCGAAGTTGTTCACGGCAGAGCCAAAGAACACAGGGCACATCTCCCCCTTCAGGAACTTTTCGTGGTCGAACGGGTCCATGGCTCCGGTGACCATCTCGTATTCTTCCTTGAACTGCTCCACCCAGTTCTCGCCACACATTTCCACCAGTCGAGGATCATCGGGGCCAGTCATCTGGATGAGCTGCTGCTCCCCTTCTTCCTTGTTGAAGGTGTGGAAGGTGTTGTCGGCGATGGAATACACTCCCTTGAAAAGCTTCCCTACGCCAATGGGCAAAGTAAAGGGAGCCACCTTGATCTTCAGGATGTTCTCGATTTCGTCCAGCAGGTCCAGCACATGGCGACCATCCAGGTCCATCTTGTTGATGAAGGTGATGATGGGCGTGTGACGCATGCGGCAGACGTTCATAAGGCGGATGGTCTGCTTTTCCACACCGTTCACGCTATCGATAAGCACCAGGGCAGCGTCCACGGCAGTAAGGGCGCGGTAGGTGTCTTCGCAGAAGTCCTGATGCCCCGGGGTATCCACCAGGTTGAACATGCAACCTTCAAAGGGGAAGTTCAGCACGGAGCTGGAAACGGAAATACCACGCTGCTGTTCAATCTTCATCCAGTCGGAAACAGTGTAGCTGCGGTTGGACTTTGCACGGACATGGCCCGCTTCGCGGATGACGTTTCCGTACCACAGGAACTTTTCCGTAATGGTAGTCTTACCGGCGTCAGGATGGCTGACGATAGCGAAAGTACGGCGTTTGGAAATTTCTTCGTTCATAAATTGCCCGATTTAAATTTTACGCCGCAAAGGTAGTAAAAATTACATCTCAGTGTAAATCTGATAGCTGTTTCTACCCGAGTTCTTCACTTCGTAGAGAGCCTGGTCCGCACGGTCAAACACACCCTGGTAGCTCATATCCAGATCATCCGTAAAGGCAGCGCCAATGGAAATGGAAATCGAGTTCAACTTAGGATCATTGCTAAAGGTTTCATCCACCCTAGAAATCAAATCGCTGATACAAAGAGTAAGTTCGGAGATGGTTGTTACGTTGGGCAGAAGCACCGTAAACTCATCACCGCCGAAGCGACAGATGGTAGCCTTTTCATACTTGTTAAAAACAGACTTGAGGATATCTGCAAGCTGCTTGAGGGCCCTGTCCCCTTCCAGATGACCATAGGAGTCATTGACGTATTTCATGTGGTCCATGTCCACCACCAGGAAGGCAGCCTGGCTATGCTGCACAACGACATACTTATCGAAGGCTCGGTCTACATAGCGGCGATTCCACAAGCCCGTTAGCTGATCCGTATAGGCCTCTCGTTCCGTATTGTTCAGGCTCACTTCGCTTGTGTACATCGTACGAAGATGCTTGATCATGATTTCGTTAATGAAACAGCCGCCGGTAAACATTATCAGAAATTCGATGGTCTGCCCACCGACACGTCCAATGAACCATGGAACCGCATCAATGTCGATACGCAAATTGGCGGAATATTCAGCGATTTGCCAGTTACTTACAAGCAACATCGCATATCCGAGTGCGCTCATGAGAAAGAACGTCCTGCGGCTGCAGTAAAGCAGACTTATCATGGGAACAAAGAAGTAACTCAGGTAAATACCAATATTGTCGACGCACATGGTATAGATGGTCACAAGGGTTCCCAGAAGGCCGATATACTTGATAATAGGACTTTCGGGTTTGAACTTAAAAAGGACCGTATGACCAATAGCAAAAGCCAGCGTCACCAGTAAAGCCTGCAGGCAAGCACCGTAAGAAAAACCATTTTTTTAGCGATGGTGATAAGGATGATTCTGCATAACCATCTGAACGCGATAAAGCTGTTCTGCAGTGATAATGCGTGCGTGGTCATGAGTGAAGGTCAAGGGAGACAAGCTAAGCAGCATATCCGCAGACTTCTTCAGGTTTTCATCGATACCGTATGCAGATCCTATCAGAAAAACCACATTCCCGGGAAATCGGTCACGAAGTGTATCGGATAATTTAACAGTATCCATCAGCTTGCCTTCCTCGGACAGGATCACCCGCTTGAATTCTGCCTTAGGGAACTTCTTCTCGAAAAGTGCCGCTTCCTGGGCAAGGGACTGCAGACGGTCGTCCAGCTTGGATTCCTTCAGTTCCACCACTTCCAGAGGGACGGCTCCCCCACGAAGCCGCTTGACGTACTTATCCACCTCGTCGGCGATATAGGGCGAACCCGCCTTGCCAAAAACAGCTAGAACCCAACGCATTAGCGACCAACAGCCAGACGTTCGATGAGGAAGCTGGGCATACCGGCCTTACGCATGCGTTCCTGAGTTTCCGCAACATCGTAATCCACACGGATCAGTCGGACGCATTTGGTTTCGGAATCCAGCAGGCACCAGCAGGAACGGGGATCTCGGTCGCGGGGCTGCCCCACGCTACCCACGTTCACCAGCAGGCGTTCCGTATCCTCGATGGTGTATTCGTATTCGTCCAGAATCTTGGGAATGGCCATGGGGCGGCTAGCAACGATTACAGGACTATGGGTATGACCCACAAAGCAGTAACGACCGCTAAAATGGTCGAAAGCATCCAGGGCGTCTTCCAATTCCGTAACGTACACCCAGTCGGCAGGGCTCAAGGGAGAAGCATGCACATAGCAAATATCATTATCTTCGTAGATATAGGGCAAGGTGCG is a genomic window containing:
- a CDS encoding thioredoxin domain-containing protein, which codes for MKRFSIAAAAILAAGLVACNQASAGGAVSNNAAARIDALEKKVAEMEASMEAVGYILEKRAGMSIEDAKKEMEEANKVWDIPVDESPVFGNTTNPKLTIVEFTEFQCPYCSRIAPTVKELMDKHADEIKFVYKNFPLSFHPNAKPAAAAAIAAQKQGKFWEYRYALAPHSRELGDSIYVAVAKEVGLDIDQFNKDRVLDDAMNARIDKDFNLGAKVGVQGTPNFYINGKRQDRFSPDLVEKLLKEAK
- a CDS encoding peptide chain release factor 3; this encodes MNEEISKRRTFAIVSHPDAGKTTITEKFLWYGNVIREAGHVRAKSNRSYTVSDWMKIEQQRGISVSSSVLNFPFEGCMFNLVDTPGHQDFCEDTYRALTAVDAALVLIDSVNGVEKQTIRLMNVCRMRHTPIITFINKMDLDGRHVLDLLDEIENILKIKVAPFTLPIGVGKLFKGVYSIADNTFHTFNKEEGEQQLIQMTGPDDPRLVEMCGENWVEQFKEEYEMVTGAMDPFDHEKFLKGEMCPVFFGSAVNNFGVRQLLNAFANLAPPPLVRDTDKRPVDPGEEAFSAFVFKIQANMDPKHRDRTAFLRICSGSFTRGEKVFHVRTGRDIRLAAPTAFLAKDKEVIDHAWAGDIVGINDPGLFRIGDTLTDGEKINYTGIPDFAPEHFARVTLLNPLKSKQMAKGLAELSEEGATQLYEPMKSAIPVIGVVGELQFDVLKFRLQSEYGADVSLDRVPAHGIRWVSGPEKDVSKFAEEYAMDCMFDKERNLVCLFPNEYRLNLAIKNYENLKFAETSQG
- a CDS encoding GGDEF domain-containing protein, encoding MTLAFAIGHTVLFKFKPESPIIKYIGLLGTLVTIYTMCVDNIGIYLSYFFVPMISLLYCSRRTFFLMSALGYAMLLVSNWQIAEYSANLRIDIDAVPWFIGRVGGQTIEFLIMFTGGCFINEIMIKHLRTMYTSEVSLNNTEREAYTDQLTGLWNRRYVDRAFDKYVVVQHSQAAFLVVDMDHMKYVNDSYGHLEGDRALKQLADILKSVFNKYEKATICRFGGDEFTVLLPNVTTISELTLCISDLISRVDETFSNDPKLNSISISIGAAFTDDLDMSYQGVFDRADQALYEVKNSGRNSYQIYTEM
- a CDS encoding 23S rRNA (pseudouridine(1915)-N(3))-methyltransferase RlmH; translation: MRWVLAVFGKAGSPYIADEVDKYVKRLRGGAVPLEVVELKESKLDDRLQSLAQEAALFEKKFPKAEFKRVILSEEGKLMDTVKLSDTLRDRFPGNVVFLIGSAYGIDENLKKSADMLLSLSPLTFTHDHARIITAEQLYRVQMVMQNHPYHHR
- a CDS encoding metallophosphoesterase — its product is MLYGICSDIHSNAVAFQAVLESMKENGVERRICLGDLVGYGVDPDECVRLARENMDVCLIGNHDSVAIKYESSTGFNPYAKQAIEWTQKNLSKESIEYMRTLPYIYEDNDICYVHASPLSPADWVYVTELEDALDAFDHFSGRYCFVGHTHSPVIVASRPMAIPKILDEYEYTIEDTERLLVNVGSVGQPRDRDPRSCWCLLDSETKCVRLIRVDYDVAETQERMRKAGMPSFLIERLAVGR